One Pseudochaenichthys georgianus chromosome 4, fPseGeo1.2, whole genome shotgun sequence DNA window includes the following coding sequences:
- the LOC139433794 gene encoding THAP domain-containing protein 5-like isoform X1 yields the protein MSCCALECTNRTSKKSTHSFFRFPSGDPDRLDQWVLNIRRNTWTPNVSSRLCSAHFESHPFSTDSWGRRCLKNTAVPTIFYFTNGKEQQPGRKSRVSNNDEDA from the exons atgtcgtgctgtgcgcttgaatgtactaacagaacttccaagaagtctactcacagcttttttcg gtttccttcaggtgatccagacaggctggaccagtgggtgctgaacatccggaggaatacatggacccccaacgtttcttctcgcctgtgcagtgcacactttgagagtcatcccttcagcacggactcatgg ggaaggagatgcctgaaaaacactgcagtgcccaccattttctatttcaccaatggcaaagaacaacagcctggaaggaaaagcagggtgagtaacaatgacgag gacgcttga
- the LOC139433794 gene encoding THAP domain-containing protein 3-like isoform X2, with protein MSCCALECTNRTSKKSTHSFFRFPSGDPDRLDQWVLNIRRNTWTPNVSSRLCSAHFESHPFSTDSWGRRCLKNTAVPTIFYFTNGKEQQPGRKSRDA; from the exons atgtcgtgctgtgcgcttgaatgtactaacagaacttccaagaagtctactcacagcttttttcg gtttccttcaggtgatccagacaggctggaccagtgggtgctgaacatccggaggaatacatggacccccaacgtttcttctcgcctgtgcagtgcacactttgagagtcatcccttcagcacggactcatgg ggaaggagatgcctgaaaaacactgcagtgcccaccattttctatttcaccaatggcaaagaacaacagcctggaaggaaaagcagg gacgcttga